The Nitrospirota bacterium DNA segment TTCGGCAGAGACGCTACTATGCCTGCAAAGATTATAAGGGAAATTCCATTGCCAATACCCCTTTCTGTAATCTGCTCTCCAAGCCACATTATAAATGCAGTGCCTGATGTGAGGGTAATCATCGTCATAAGCCTGAAGGACCAGCCAGGGTTCTGCACAAAAGCACCCTCACCCATCCCCTCTATACCTGCGGCTATTCCAAAGGACTGGATAGCGCTGATTACAACTGTCCCGTATCTCGTATATTGGACGATCTTTTTTCTGCCCCTCTCGCCTTCCTTGGCAAGTTTTCCAAGCGTTGGTATTACAACTGTGAGAAGCTGCAAAATAATGGAGGCGCTTATATAGGGCATTATCCCCAGAGCAAAAATGGTAAGCCTTGAAAGGGCACCTCCTGTGAACATGTCGAAAAACCCCATAAGGGCCCCTCCTTTGGCTGTAAGAAACTTGCTGAGCTCTTCGCCATTTATTCCTGGCGTAGGAATATGTGCCCCTATCCTGTACACAGCAAGGAGGGCAAGGGTAAATAAAACCCTGCTTTTTAATTCCGGAATTTTGAAAATGTTTTGAAAGCTCGAAAGAATTCCCATAGGTTTAATCTCTTAATGGAGCACTTCCATGAAGTGCTACCATTAACAGGCTAAGTTTAAGGCTAAGGTTTACCACTTCTACCTTTCACCTTGAGTTATAATCTCCACTTTACCACCTGCCTGAAGTATCTTTTCTTTTGCAGAAGCACTAATGGCATGTGCCCTAAGGGTAACTGGTCTTTTAATCTCTCCTTCTCCAAGGATTTTAACCCCATTTCTTATATCCTTAATAATACCCTTTTCAAGGATAAGCTCGGGGGTTATTAGAGATTCTGAAAAGGTATCAATGGTTTTAAGGTTTACTACATTATATCCGGGTTTCGCAAAAATGTTTTTAAAGCCATGTTTGGGCAGTCTCCGCTGCAAAGGTGTCTGACCACCCTCAAAACCAGGCCCCGTAGTCCCGCCAGACCTGGCCTTCTGTCCTTTATGTCCCTTGCACGAAGTCTTTCCGTGGCCCGAGCCATAACCTCTCCCCACCCTCTTAGGCTTCTTTCTGCTACCCTTGCTGGGTTTTAAATCTTCTATCTTCATACAATCACACTATCCCTTCTCCCTCATCTATTTCTAACAGATGAGGCACCTTTTGAATCATACCACGAATAACAGGGGTATCCTCTTTCATTACAGTATGACCTATCCTTCTCAAGCCCAGAGATTTTATTATTTTCCTCTGCTTCTCAGGTCTGCCTATAAGACTTCTTTTAAGGGTTATCCTGAGCACCTTCATCTCCAGGCTGGACCTCTTCCTCGGCTTTGCCCCTTATCTTTATCACTCCCTCTGGATCCTTCAACTTTATAAGGCCATCCAGGGCAGCCCTGATTGTATTAAAAGGATTATGACTCCCTAAAGACTTCGTAACTATATTATGAATACCTGCTACCTCCATTAACGCCCTCACTGCTCCACCAGCAATAAGCCCGGTACCTCTCGGAGACGGCTTCATTACAACTCTCCCTGAGCCATATTCACCAACTATCTGGTGGGGTATTGTGCCATCTTTTACAGGCACCTTTATAAGGCTTTTCTTCGCCTGCTCTATCGCTTTTCTGATGGCCTCTGGGACTTCCCCTGCCTTACCTTTCCCCATACCAACATGGCCGTTGCCATCACCTACAACAACAAGGGCACTGAAGGAAAAACGCCTTCCGCCTTTAACAACCTTAGCGACCCTGTTTATATAAACAACCTTGTCTTTCAGGCTAAGACTTTCGGGATCAATTCTTCCCACATAACCTCCTCTGCTTTAAAATTCTAACCCTTCTTTTCTGGCTGCATCTGCCAGTGCCTTTACTCTACCATGATAAAGATAGCCACCCCTGTCAAAAACCACTGTTTTCAACCCTTTATCTATTGCCCTCTTTGCTATAATTTCTCCCACTTTTTTGGCAGACTCAACATTGCCACCTGTTTTAAGTTTACCTTTGAGTTCTTTATCCAGGGTTGAAGTTGAAGTAAGGGTATTACCGGTTGTGTCATCAACTAATTGAACATATATATGTTTGAGACTTTTAAAGACACTAAGCCGTGGTTTTAAAGCCGTGCCGAAAACCTTTTTTCTTATTCTCTTATGCCTTCTTCCCCTCGCAAGTTCTTTAGCCGCTATCACTATTGTCTCTCCTATTTTTTCCCAGCTTTTCCAACCTTAAGCTTGATTTTTTCTCCAGCGTATCTTACACCTTTGCCTTTATATATATCAGGGGCTCTCAATGCCCTGAGGTCTGCAGCTACCTGTCCGACTAATTGCTTATCAATACCCTTCAGAGTAATCTGGGTTTGCTTGGGGTCAATCGCAGCCTGTATGCCCTCAGGGAGGTTAAACTCTATGGGGTGCGAATACCCGAGAGACAAAACTATCTTTCTTCCCTGTAACTGTGCCCTATAACCCACACCTGAAATTTCAAGAATCCTTTCATACCCTGTGGTCACGCCGGCAACCATGTTCATAATAAGATTCCTTGTTAAGCCGTGTAAAGCCTTAGACCCACCTTCAGAGGGCCTCTCTACCAAAAGCCTGCCATCGTCAACGTGTATCTTCATGTCAGCAGGAAAATCCCATCTGAGTTCTCCTTTTGGGCCCTTGACAGTTATGATGTTTCCGCTTATCTTAATATCAACGCCCTTGGGTAAATTTATTGGTTTTCTCCCTATCCTCGACATTATCCACCCCTACATAAGTTGAAAGTTAAAAGTTAAAAGTTAAGAGTTAAAAAAAGAAATAAAGTTTTTAACTTTTCACTTTTCACTTTCAACTCTTAACTCTTAACTCTTTTGTTTTACCATACAAAGCAAAGGACTTCCCCGCCAACACCTT contains these protein-coding regions:
- the rplO gene encoding 50S ribosomal protein L15, coding for MKIEDLKPSKGSRKKPKRVGRGYGSGHGKTSCKGHKGQKARSGGTTGPGFEGGQTPLQRRLPKHGFKNIFAKPGYNVVNLKTIDTFSESLITPELILEKGIIKDIRNGVKILGEGEIKRPVTLRAHAISASAKEKILQAGGKVEIITQGER
- the rpmD gene encoding 50S ribosomal protein L30 is translated as MKVLRITLKRSLIGRPEKQRKIIKSLGLRRIGHTVMKEDTPVIRGMIQKVPHLLEIDEGEGIV
- the rpsE gene encoding 30S ribosomal protein S5, whose protein sequence is MGRIDPESLSLKDKVVYINRVAKVVKGGRRFSFSALVVVGDGNGHVGMGKGKAGEVPEAIRKAIEQAKKSLIKVPVKDGTIPHQIVGEYGSGRVVMKPSPRGTGLIAGGAVRALMEVAGIHNIVTKSLGSHNPFNTIRAALDGLIKLKDPEGVIKIRGKAEEEVQPGDEGAQDNP
- a CDS encoding 50S ribosomal protein L18, whose translation is MVIAAKELARGRRHKRIRKKVFGTALKPRLSVFKSLKHIYVQLVDDTTGNTLTSTSTLDKELKGKLKTGGNVESAKKVGEIIAKRAIDKGLKTVVFDRGGYLYHGRVKALADAARKEGLEF
- the rplF gene encoding 50S ribosomal protein L6 — encoded protein: MSRIGRKPINLPKGVDIKISGNIITVKGPKGELRWDFPADMKIHVDDGRLLVERPSEGGSKALHGLTRNLIMNMVAGVTTGYERILEISGVGYRAQLQGRKIVLSLGYSHPIEFNLPEGIQAAIDPKQTQITLKGIDKQLVGQVAADLRALRAPDIYKGKGVRYAGEKIKLKVGKAGKK